One Streptomyces sp. NBC_00554 DNA segment encodes these proteins:
- a CDS encoding PLP-dependent aspartate aminotransferase family protein: MDSVSYDIREPDSYDIREPDTTRHGAGRTRALATEAVHAGREDLARQGLHAAPIDLSTTYPSYDSRGEAARIDAFAADGAEPQGPPVYGRLGNPTVARFETALARLEGTESAVAFASGMAALSAVLLVRNALGLRHVVAVRPLYGCSDHLLTAGLLGSEVTWVDPAGVADALRPDTGLVMVESPANPTLAELDLKALAYDCGSVPLLADNTFATPVLQRPAEQGARLVLHSATKYLGGHGDVMAGVVACDEEFAGRLRQVRFATGGVLHPLAGYLLLRGLSTLPVRVRAASSNAAELARRLAADPRVARVHYPRIGGAMIAFEVHGDPHAVIAGVGLITPAVSLGSVDSLIQHPASISHRVVDAADRRDAGVGDRLLRLSVGLEDVDDLWADLDGALGRTGALA, translated from the coding sequence ATGGATTCCGTCAGCTACGACATACGTGAACCGGACAGCTACGACATACGCGAACCGGACACGACGAGACACGGCGCCGGCCGTACCCGCGCGCTCGCCACCGAGGCCGTGCACGCGGGGCGGGAGGATCTCGCCCGGCAGGGACTGCACGCGGCGCCGATCGACCTGTCCACGACCTACCCGTCGTACGACAGCCGCGGCGAGGCCGCCCGCATCGACGCGTTCGCCGCGGACGGCGCCGAACCGCAGGGCCCGCCCGTCTACGGCCGGCTCGGCAACCCGACCGTCGCCCGCTTCGAGACCGCCCTCGCGCGCCTCGAAGGCACCGAGAGCGCGGTCGCGTTCGCCAGCGGCATGGCCGCACTGAGCGCCGTACTGCTCGTACGGAACGCGCTCGGCCTGCGCCATGTCGTCGCCGTACGACCCCTGTACGGCTGCAGCGACCACCTGCTCACCGCCGGACTGCTGGGCTCCGAGGTGACCTGGGTCGACCCGGCGGGGGTGGCGGACGCGCTGCGCCCCGACACGGGCCTGGTGATGGTGGAGTCCCCGGCCAACCCGACGCTCGCCGAACTCGACCTGAAGGCCCTCGCGTACGACTGCGGTTCCGTTCCCCTGCTCGCCGACAACACCTTTGCCACGCCGGTGCTGCAACGCCCCGCCGAGCAGGGGGCGCGGCTGGTCCTGCACAGTGCCACCAAGTACCTGGGCGGACACGGCGACGTGATGGCCGGGGTGGTGGCCTGCGACGAGGAGTTCGCCGGGCGGCTGCGCCAAGTGCGGTTCGCCACGGGGGGTGTCCTGCATCCGCTCGCCGGTTATCTGCTGCTGCGTGGTCTGTCGACCTTGCCCGTGCGGGTCCGGGCCGCGTCCTCGAACGCGGCGGAACTGGCCCGCCGCCTCGCCGCCGATCCGCGCGTCGCCCGCGTCCACTATCCGCGGATCGGCGGCGCCATGATCGCCTTCGAGGTGCACGGCGACCCGCACGCCGTCATCGCCGGGGTCGGTCTGATCACCCCCGCCGTGAGCCTCGGCAGCGTGGACAGCCTCATCCAGCATCCGGCCTCCATCAGCCACCGCGTCGTGGACGCGGCGGACCGGCGCGACGCCGGGGTCGGCGACCGGCTGCTGCGGCTGTCGGTGGGGCTGGAGGACGTCGACGACCTGTGGGCCGACCTGGACGGGGCGTTGGGGCGGACCGGGGCCCTGGCCTGA
- a CDS encoding GNAT family N-acetyltransferase, with product MSDVTRAKHGRPVHHWRRDVVELAALFTAVAVADAVANLIGHGPDGTALLIISAVVLVATAGFHTWWARRHGHAPPADHTGARPLAGGRPAGTSEESTAVPESLAGATTLWRMRTTVKDAPGSLAALCSALAQQRVDILSLQTHPLAEGTVDEFLLRAPAELAASEMTRAVSLAGGTETWTERADAHDLVDAPTRVLGLATRTALDAAELPLALRQLLGRCTIRSLPAKSPGSGRAVESAPVEGALEGTVMRLRAPEGGVITVERPYLPFTPTEFARARALVELDARLGPRIPRSQDVLTLPEGNAISLRRADVGDLEAAKAMHERCSPRTLSMRYHGPVGDADRYLNHLLSPRFGRTLAVQTASGRIVGLGHLLWDGDETEIALLVEDDWQRRGIGGELLGRLVTMAVEASCESVYAVTQSSNTGMVAAMRGLGLPLDYQIEEGTLVITARLDATPVTSRLPYDEGQRGERVVRD from the coding sequence ATGTCTGATGTGACGCGTGCGAAGCACGGACGCCCCGTTCACCACTGGCGGCGGGACGTCGTCGAACTCGCCGCACTGTTCACGGCCGTTGCGGTCGCGGACGCCGTGGCCAACCTGATCGGGCACGGACCCGACGGCACGGCCCTGCTGATCATCTCGGCCGTCGTCCTGGTCGCCACGGCCGGCTTCCACACATGGTGGGCACGCCGCCACGGTCATGCGCCGCCGGCAGACCATACCGGCGCCCGGCCGCTCGCCGGCGGGCGCCCGGCCGGGACCTCCGAGGAATCCACGGCGGTGCCGGAGTCCCTCGCCGGAGCGACCACGCTGTGGCGGATGCGGACGACGGTGAAGGACGCCCCGGGATCCCTGGCCGCGCTGTGCTCGGCGCTGGCGCAGCAGCGGGTCGACATCCTGAGCCTGCAGACACATCCGCTGGCAGAGGGCACCGTGGACGAGTTCCTGCTGCGCGCGCCCGCAGAGCTGGCGGCTTCCGAGATGACCCGCGCCGTCTCGCTGGCGGGTGGCACGGAGACCTGGACGGAGCGGGCCGACGCCCACGACCTCGTCGACGCGCCGACCCGGGTGCTGGGTCTGGCCACTCGTACGGCGCTGGACGCGGCGGAACTGCCGCTCGCGCTCCGGCAGTTGCTCGGCCGGTGCACCATCCGCTCACTGCCCGCCAAGTCGCCCGGATCCGGTCGCGCGGTGGAAAGCGCTCCCGTCGAGGGGGCGCTCGAAGGAACGGTGATGCGGCTGCGGGCGCCCGAGGGCGGGGTGATCACGGTGGAGCGGCCGTATCTGCCGTTCACGCCGACGGAGTTCGCGCGGGCGCGGGCGCTGGTGGAGCTGGACGCGCGGCTCGGTCCGCGGATCCCGCGCAGTCAGGACGTGCTGACGCTGCCGGAAGGCAACGCCATCAGCCTGCGGCGCGCCGACGTCGGCGACCTCGAGGCCGCCAAGGCGATGCACGAGCGCTGCTCGCCCCGCACGCTGAGCATGCGCTACCACGGTCCTGTCGGCGACGCGGACCGCTACCTCAACCACCTGCTCAGCCCGCGTTTCGGACGCACGCTCGCCGTGCAGACGGCATCGGGGCGCATCGTCGGGCTCGGCCATCTCCTCTGGGACGGCGACGAGACGGAGATCGCGCTCCTCGTCGAGGACGACTGGCAGCGGCGCGGTATCGGCGGCGAACTGCTCGGCCGCCTGGTGACGATGGCCGTCGAGGCGAGCTGCGAGAGCGTGTACGCCGTCACGCAGTCCTCCAACACCGGCATGGTCGCCGCCATGCGCGGCCTCGGCCTTCCCCTCGACTACCAGATCGAGGAAGGCACCCTGGTCATCACGGCCCGTCTGGACGCGACTCCGGTGACGTCACGGCTGCCGTACGACGAGGGGCAGCGTGGGGAGCGGGTCGTGCGGGACTAG
- a CDS encoding alkaline phosphatase has translation MSHRPQHPFPGRRSVLRGSLAASAALALPTALGAAPAFALSGRPKAGWGVQTGDVTANSGLVWVRSDRPARMIVETSATESFRNPRRWQGPLLGSDTDFTGTTRLRGLPAGEQIHYRVLLADPDDPRRTGEPVTGTFRTTPRGRRDGVRFLWSGDLAGQGWGINPDLGGYRIYDAMAKLDPDFFLCSGDNIYADGPITATAALPDGSTWRNITTEEKSKVAETLAEFRGNFRYNLLDENLKRFNAQVPSIIQWDDHEVRNNWYPGEVIAASDTRYTEKNVDVLAARGRRAFSEYFPLSTLRPDNQDGRVYRVLRQGPLLDVFVLDMRTYRNVNSPDTQTTDPQGILGAEQLEWLKRELSRSRAVWKVIAADMPLGLVVPDATEGKPNIEAVAQGDPGAPLGRELQIAELLRFVKHRRITGTVWLTADVHHTSAQHYQPSRAAFTDFEPFWEFVSGPLNAGAFPASALDNTFGPERVFVKAPTASNVSPAGGYQFFGEVDIDGDSGELTVRLREQDGTVLFTQVLQPGRVGQ, from the coding sequence ATGTCACACCGTCCGCAGCATCCGTTCCCCGGTCGCCGCAGCGTTCTGCGCGGCTCCCTCGCCGCCTCCGCCGCACTGGCCCTGCCCACCGCGCTCGGCGCGGCACCGGCGTTCGCCCTCTCCGGGCGGCCGAAGGCGGGGTGGGGCGTCCAGACCGGAGACGTGACGGCCAACTCCGGACTGGTGTGGGTACGGTCCGACCGCCCGGCCCGCATGATCGTCGAGACGTCCGCGACCGAGTCGTTCCGCAACCCCCGCAGGTGGCAGGGTCCGCTGCTCGGGTCCGACACCGACTTCACGGGGACGACGCGGCTGCGCGGGCTGCCCGCGGGCGAGCAGATCCACTACCGCGTGCTGCTCGCCGACCCCGACGACCCGCGCCGCACGGGCGAACCCGTGACCGGCACCTTCCGTACGACACCGCGCGGGCGGCGCGACGGGGTGCGCTTCCTGTGGTCGGGTGACCTGGCGGGACAGGGCTGGGGCATCAACCCGGACCTCGGCGGCTACCGGATCTACGACGCCATGGCGAAGCTCGACCCGGACTTCTTCCTGTGCAGCGGCGACAACATCTACGCCGACGGCCCGATCACGGCAACGGCGGCGCTCCCCGACGGCAGCACCTGGCGCAACATCACCACCGAGGAGAAGTCCAAGGTCGCCGAGACGCTGGCCGAGTTCCGCGGCAACTTCCGCTACAACCTGCTGGACGAGAACCTGAAGCGCTTCAACGCCCAGGTGCCGTCCATCATCCAGTGGGACGACCACGAGGTGCGCAACAACTGGTACCCCGGTGAGGTGATCGCGGCCTCGGACACCCGCTACACCGAGAAGAACGTCGATGTCCTGGCCGCCCGGGGCCGCCGCGCGTTCAGCGAGTACTTCCCCCTCTCGACGCTGCGACCGGACAACCAGGACGGCCGCGTGTACCGGGTCCTGCGCCAGGGCCCGCTCCTGGACGTGTTCGTGCTCGACATGCGGACCTACCGCAACGTCAACTCCCCCGACACGCAGACCACGGACCCGCAGGGCATTCTCGGCGCCGAGCAACTGGAGTGGCTCAAGCGGGAGTTGTCGCGGTCGCGTGCGGTGTGGAAGGTGATAGCCGCGGACATGCCGCTCGGTCTGGTCGTGCCGGATGCCACCGAGGGGAAGCCGAACATCGAGGCCGTCGCCCAGGGCGACCCGGGCGCGCCGCTCGGGCGCGAGCTGCAGATCGCGGAGCTGCTGCGGTTCGTCAAGCACCGGCGGATCACCGGCACGGTGTGGCTGACGGCCGATGTGCACCACACCTCGGCGCAGCACTACCAGCCGTCGAGGGCCGCGTTCACCGACTTCGAGCCGTTCTGGGAGTTCGTCTCAGGGCCGCTCAACGCCGGCGCCTTCCCGGCGAGCGCGCTGGACAACACCTTCGGTCCTGAGCGGGTTTTCGTGAAGGCGCCGACCGCCTCGAACGTCTCGCCCGCCGGTGGCTACCAGTTCTTCGGCGAGGTCGACATCGACGGCGACAGCGGCGAGCTGACGGTGCGGCTGCGCGAGCAGGACGGCACCGTGCTGTTCACACAGGTGCTTCAGCCCGGGCGGGTGGGGCAGTAG
- a CDS encoding PLP-dependent aminotransferase family protein: MTSSGTNAKGTPAGSPSPGSGSSGSAPWAAAWELLLPAASAPARARGRTLQEALRESVRSGRLAPGTRLPASRELAADLGVSRGLVTEAYEQLTAEGYLRSGRGAGTWVGDAVRAARPGVRDLAPRAADARADFVPGTPDLSLFPRAAWAAAQRGVLAELPHHAMGYPDPRGLPRLRTALAELLSRRRGVVADPERIVVVSGVAQAMTLLGFVLHARGVRDVGVEDPGSPEHASLYASAGVGTVPLPLDEEGLATGPLGASGVRAVMTTPAHQFPLGIAYSARRRAELLDWARSVDGLVIEDDYDGDFRYDRAPVGALQGLDPEHVAYTGSVSKSLAPGLRLGWLLVPASLAEEAVERKRTMDLGNPVVDQALLARFIERGDYDRQLRRCQRAYRERRDTLVSALEEHFPGTEVSGIAAGLHVIAALPERYGPRDHFLERATAAGVAVRPLAHYGETVDDGVRLVLGYAHLSPARIRDGVRLMADATAHE; encoded by the coding sequence ATGACGTCATCGGGGACCAATGCGAAGGGCACACCGGCCGGATCCCCGTCCCCTGGATCCGGGTCATCGGGGTCCGCCCCCTGGGCCGCCGCCTGGGAGCTGCTCCTGCCGGCCGCGTCGGCACCGGCACGCGCGCGTGGCCGCACGCTCCAGGAGGCGCTGCGCGAGTCGGTTCGTTCGGGCCGGCTCGCACCGGGCACCCGGCTGCCCGCCAGCCGCGAACTCGCCGCCGATCTCGGGGTGTCCAGGGGGCTGGTCACGGAGGCGTACGAGCAGCTGACCGCGGAGGGGTATCTGCGCAGCGGCCGGGGTGCCGGGACCTGGGTCGGCGATGCCGTGCGGGCGGCCCGGCCAGGCGTACGTGATCTCGCGCCGCGAGCAGCCGACGCCCGGGCCGACTTCGTTCCCGGGACGCCGGACCTGTCGCTGTTCCCGCGTGCCGCGTGGGCAGCCGCGCAGCGCGGGGTTCTCGCCGAACTCCCCCACCACGCAATGGGCTACCCGGATCCGCGCGGGCTGCCCCGGCTGCGCACCGCCCTCGCCGAGCTTCTCTCCCGGCGCCGTGGTGTGGTCGCCGATCCGGAGCGGATCGTCGTGGTCTCCGGGGTCGCGCAGGCGATGACACTGCTCGGATTCGTGCTCCACGCGCGCGGGGTGCGCGATGTCGGAGTCGAGGACCCCGGCAGCCCCGAGCACGCCTCGCTGTACGCCTCGGCCGGCGTCGGCACCGTACCGCTGCCCCTGGACGAGGAGGGGCTGGCCACCGGACCGCTGGGGGCTTCGGGCGTACGAGCGGTGATGACGACGCCCGCCCATCAGTTCCCGTTGGGGATCGCGTACTCCGCGCGCCGTCGGGCCGAACTCCTCGACTGGGCACGGTCGGTGGACGGCTTGGTGATCGAGGACGACTACGACGGGGATTTCCGCTACGACCGTGCCCCCGTGGGCGCGCTGCAAGGCCTCGACCCGGAGCACGTCGCCTACACGGGGTCGGTCAGCAAGTCCCTCGCTCCGGGGCTGCGGCTGGGCTGGCTGCTCGTGCCCGCGTCACTGGCCGAGGAGGCGGTCGAGCGCAAGCGCACCATGGATCTCGGAAACCCTGTCGTCGACCAGGCACTCCTTGCCCGTTTCATCGAGCGGGGCGACTACGACCGGCAGCTGCGCCGCTGCCAACGCGCCTACCGGGAACGGCGCGACACCCTCGTATCCGCCCTTGAGGAGCACTTTCCCGGCACGGAGGTGTCCGGGATCGCGGCGGGTCTGCACGTCATCGCCGCGCTGCCCGAACGGTACGGGCCACGGGACCACTTCCTCGAACGAGCCACCGCGGCCGGAGTTGCCGTACGTCCGCTGGCGCACTACGGGGAGACGGTCGACGACGGCGTACGGCTGGTGCTGGGGTACGCGCACCTGTCCCCCGCACGGATCCGGGACGGCGTACGGCTGATGGCGGACGCGACGGCACACGAGTGA
- a CDS encoding alpha/beta fold hydrolase — protein MSATVSFSLPSPRGPRTVTLSYARVGTGEPLLLLHGIGHHRQAWDPVVHLLAAERDVIAVDLPGFGESPALPEGLTHDLETVVPALGALCEALEIERPHVAGNSLGGLLALELGREKLVRSVTAISPAGFWTQAERRYAFGVLLAMRQAARRMPVPLVERLSRTAAGRAVLTSTIYARPGRRSPEAVVAETLALARAEGFTPTLRAGGSVQFTDDVPGLPVTVAWGTRDRLLVRRQGIRAKHIIPRARLIRLPGCGHVPMNDDPALVARVILDGSR, from the coding sequence ATGTCCGCCACAGTCTCCTTCAGCCTCCCCTCTCCGCGCGGCCCCAGGACCGTGACGCTGTCCTACGCGCGCGTGGGCACCGGTGAGCCGCTGCTCCTGCTGCACGGCATCGGCCACCACCGGCAGGCCTGGGACCCGGTCGTCCACCTCCTGGCGGCCGAACGCGACGTCATAGCCGTCGACCTGCCCGGCTTCGGCGAGTCGCCGGCGCTGCCCGAGGGCCTCACGCACGACCTCGAGACGGTGGTGCCCGCGCTCGGCGCGCTGTGCGAGGCGCTGGAGATCGAACGACCGCATGTGGCGGGCAACTCCCTGGGCGGGCTGCTGGCCCTGGAGTTGGGCCGCGAGAAGCTCGTACGGTCCGTCACCGCAATCTCGCCCGCCGGGTTCTGGACGCAGGCCGAACGGCGGTACGCGTTCGGTGTGCTGCTCGCGATGCGGCAGGCCGCGCGGCGCATGCCCGTCCCGCTGGTCGAGCGGCTCTCGCGCACGGCGGCCGGGCGGGCGGTGCTGACGAGCACCATCTACGCCCGCCCCGGCCGCCGTTCACCCGAGGCCGTCGTCGCGGAGACCCTCGCGCTGGCCCGCGCCGAGGGCTTCACGCCGACCCTCCGGGCGGGCGGCTCCGTCCAGTTCACCGACGACGTCCCCGGGCTTCCGGTCACCGTGGCCTGGGGCACCCGGGACCGGCTGCTGGTGCGCCGCCAGGGGATCCGCGCGAAGCACATCATTCCGCGCGCGCGGCTGATCAGGCTGCCCGGCTGCGGGCACGTCCCGATGAACGACGATCCGGCGCTCGTCGCCCGCGTCATTCTCGACGGCAGCCGCTGA
- a CDS encoding RNA polymerase sigma-70 factor codes for MATDIAIDDFEEHRPVLMGVAYRMLGRVADAEDVVQEAWLRWSGADRAEVRQPRAYLVRVTTRLAIDRLRQVQSRNEAYVGQWLPEPYVTDFGDTVPDTAEQAVLADSVSVAVLVVLESLSPLERAVFVLREAFGFPYADIAVVLDRGEPAVRQLAGRARKHVDERRPRYEVDPAERRALTERFLAAAAEGDLQGLLSLLAPDARLVADSGGLSQAPLRVIESADKVARFLQGAARKSIADPSFRFLELNGGIALLALSGDKPDSVFQFDVVDGRIQCVYIMRNPEKLVSLAKE; via the coding sequence GTGGCCACCGACATCGCGATTGACGACTTCGAAGAGCACCGTCCCGTCCTGATGGGCGTCGCCTACCGCATGCTCGGGCGGGTGGCCGACGCGGAGGACGTGGTCCAGGAAGCGTGGCTGCGCTGGTCCGGCGCCGACCGGGCCGAGGTGCGCCAACCGCGCGCCTACCTGGTGCGGGTCACCACCCGGCTCGCCATCGACCGGCTGCGCCAAGTCCAGTCGCGCAACGAGGCGTACGTGGGTCAGTGGCTTCCCGAGCCGTACGTCACCGACTTCGGGGACACCGTCCCCGACACCGCGGAGCAGGCCGTCCTCGCCGACTCCGTCTCAGTCGCCGTCCTCGTCGTCCTGGAGTCCCTCTCGCCCCTGGAGCGGGCGGTGTTCGTCCTCAGAGAGGCGTTCGGTTTCCCGTACGCGGACATCGCCGTCGTCCTCGACCGGGGCGAACCCGCGGTACGCCAGCTCGCCGGGCGGGCCCGCAAGCACGTGGACGAACGGCGCCCGCGCTACGAGGTCGACCCGGCCGAACGCCGCGCGCTGACCGAACGTTTCCTCGCCGCGGCGGCCGAGGGTGACCTGCAAGGGCTGCTGTCCCTACTGGCCCCGGACGCGCGTCTGGTCGCCGACAGCGGCGGGCTGTCCCAGGCCCCGCTGCGGGTCATCGAGTCCGCCGACAAGGTGGCGCGCTTCCTCCAGGGTGCGGCCCGCAAGAGCATCGCCGACCCGTCGTTCCGCTTCCTGGAACTCAACGGCGGCATCGCGCTGCTGGCCCTGTCCGGCGACAAGCCCGACAGCGTCTTCCAGTTCGACGTCGTGGACGGCCGCATCCAGTGCGTCTACATCATGCGCAACCCGGAGAAGCTGGTGTCGCTCGCCAAGGAGTAG
- a CDS encoding GntR family transcriptional regulator, which translates to MGTQQLETVPEPKYWHLKTVLSEALDSDFTVGEILPNERDLAARFGVARATLRQALEQLELEGRLQRRRGVGTTVAPPRVGVAVGSEQHTWPGAVGDAWQPADCTVAVPPAGVAGILESGHDEQVHTVRRSRVTHGQPVAAELLYIPASSVPDLSAIDAPSGTARARAVLRELQRLDLEGQDSAVELGSARADDAKELDRLPGAPVLVVTTRFFAQGRTAAVSVATYRADTCRLTFGDSGGVEIHHDPERKAS; encoded by the coding sequence GTGGGGACCCAGCAGTTGGAAACGGTGCCGGAGCCTAAGTACTGGCATCTCAAGACCGTGCTCAGTGAGGCATTGGACTCCGACTTCACCGTGGGCGAGATCCTGCCCAACGAGCGCGACCTGGCGGCTCGGTTCGGGGTCGCCCGGGCCACGCTCCGCCAGGCTCTGGAACAGCTCGAACTGGAAGGCCGTCTGCAGCGCCGCCGCGGGGTGGGCACCACTGTCGCCCCGCCGCGCGTGGGTGTGGCCGTCGGTTCCGAGCAGCACACGTGGCCGGGCGCGGTCGGCGACGCCTGGCAGCCCGCGGACTGCACGGTGGCGGTCCCGCCCGCGGGGGTGGCCGGAATCCTGGAGTCGGGCCACGACGAGCAGGTGCACACGGTGCGCCGCTCCCGCGTGACGCACGGCCAGCCGGTCGCCGCCGAACTGCTCTACATCCCGGCGTCCTCGGTGCCCGACCTGTCCGCGATCGACGCGCCCTCGGGCACGGCACGCGCGCGTGCAGTGCTGCGCGAGCTGCAGCGCCTGGACCTGGAGGGTCAGGACAGCGCCGTGGAGCTCGGTTCGGCCCGTGCGGACGACGCCAAGGAGCTCGACCGGCTTCCGGGAGCGCCCGTCCTCGTCGTCACGACCCGCTTCTTCGCGCAGGGACGCACCGCGGCGGTCTCCGTCGCCACCTACCGCGCCGACACCTGCCGGCTGACCTTCGGCGACTCCGGCGGCGTGGAGATCCACCACGACCCGGAACGCAAGGCTTCCTGA
- a CDS encoding ROK family transcriptional regulator → MGQLTGGDPSLLRRINSAVVLHALRTTDCATLTEITRVTGLSRPTVEGVVEGLMEAGLVVEKAAEEGAARRQGRPARRFRFRAEAGHLLGLEIGPHRVAALLSDLDGRVLGAMSKDVEETASADERLDRLRTAVAELLRRAGVARSSLRAVGVGSPGIVEADGTVRLGTALPEWTGLRLGERLSRSFKCPVLVENDANAAAVAEHWKGAATESDDVVFVLAGLSPGAGSLIGGRLHRGYGGAAGEIGALHLLGREVTPETLLSTTGEPLHPLDEQAVAEVFAYARSGDQRAIAAVDRFIQRLVHDVAALVLALDPELVVIGGWAAGLDGVLEPLRRELARYCLRPPKVALSLLGEAAVATGALRLALDHVEEELFAVEGTVTARR, encoded by the coding sequence TTGGGGCAGTTGACCGGCGGGGACCCCTCTCTGCTGCGAAGGATCAATTCCGCGGTGGTGCTGCACGCGCTGCGCACCACGGACTGCGCGACCCTCACCGAGATCACCCGGGTGACCGGATTGTCCCGGCCGACGGTCGAGGGAGTCGTCGAGGGCTTGATGGAAGCCGGGCTCGTGGTCGAGAAGGCGGCCGAGGAGGGCGCTGCCCGGCGCCAGGGCCGTCCGGCACGCAGGTTCCGCTTCCGGGCCGAGGCGGGCCATCTGCTGGGCCTGGAGATCGGCCCGCACCGGGTCGCCGCGCTCCTCTCGGACCTGGACGGCCGGGTGCTCGGCGCCATGTCCAAGGACGTGGAGGAGACGGCGTCGGCGGACGAGCGGCTCGATCGGCTGCGTACGGCGGTCGCCGAGCTGCTGCGCCGGGCGGGCGTCGCCCGGAGCTCCCTGCGCGCGGTGGGCGTCGGCAGCCCCGGAATCGTCGAGGCGGACGGCACCGTACGCCTGGGCACGGCGCTGCCGGAGTGGACGGGCCTGCGTCTCGGCGAGCGGCTGAGCCGTTCCTTCAAGTGCCCGGTGCTGGTCGAGAACGACGCCAACGCGGCGGCGGTCGCCGAGCATTGGAAGGGTGCGGCCACCGAGTCGGACGACGTGGTGTTCGTGCTGGCCGGGCTCAGCCCCGGTGCCGGTTCGCTGATCGGCGGACGGCTGCACCGGGGGTACGGGGGCGCGGCCGGGGAGATCGGCGCGCTGCATCTGCTGGGGCGCGAGGTGACGCCCGAGACGCTGCTGTCGACCACGGGCGAGCCGCTGCACCCGCTCGACGAGCAGGCGGTCGCCGAGGTCTTCGCGTACGCCCGGAGCGGCGACCAGCGGGCCATCGCGGCGGTCGACCGCTTCATCCAGCGTCTCGTCCACGACGTCGCGGCGCTCGTCCTGGCGCTCGACCCCGAGCTGGTCGTCATCGGGGGCTGGGCGGCCGGTCTGGACGGCGTTCTGGAGCCGCTGCGGCGCGAGTTGGCGCGCTACTGCCTGCGCCCGCCGAAGGTGGCGCTCTCCCTCCTGGGCGAGGCCGCCGTGGCGACGGGCGCCCTGCGGCTGGCTCTCGACCATGTCGAGGAGGAGCTGTTCGCGGTGGAGGGAACGGTCACCGCGCGGCGCTGA
- a CDS encoding response regulator transcription factor, producing MPVTVLLVDDEPLVRAGLRAVLEAQPDIEVVGEAADGAAVIPLVRQLRPDVVAMDVRMPLMDGIEATRAVLRTVADPPKILVVTTFENDEYVYEALRAGADGFLLKRARPAEIVHAVRLVAEGESLLFPASVRQLAAEYGDSAGNPAARAAMDRAALTEREAEVLRLMTRGMSNAEIAARMIVGTETVKSHVSAVLAKLGARDRTQAVIAAYESGFVAPG from the coding sequence ATGCCGGTCACCGTTCTCCTCGTCGACGACGAACCCCTCGTACGCGCTGGTCTGCGCGCCGTCCTGGAGGCCCAGCCCGACATCGAGGTCGTCGGGGAGGCCGCCGACGGTGCCGCGGTGATCCCGCTGGTACGGCAACTGCGGCCCGACGTCGTCGCCATGGACGTACGAATGCCCCTGATGGACGGCATCGAGGCCACACGCGCGGTGCTGCGGACCGTGGCCGATCCGCCGAAGATCCTGGTGGTGACGACGTTCGAGAACGACGAGTACGTCTACGAGGCGCTGCGGGCGGGCGCCGACGGGTTTCTGCTGAAGCGGGCGCGGCCGGCCGAGATCGTGCACGCGGTGAGGCTCGTCGCCGAGGGCGAGTCTCTGCTGTTCCCCGCTTCCGTACGGCAGTTGGCCGCCGAGTACGGGGACAGCGCGGGGAATCCGGCTGCGCGCGCGGCCATGGATCGGGCGGCCCTGACCGAGCGGGAGGCGGAGGTGCTGCGGCTGATGACGCGGGGGATGTCGAACGCCGAGATCGCCGCTCGGATGATCGTCGGGACCGAGACGGTCAAGTCCCATGTCAGCGCCGTACTGGCGAAGCTGGGGGCCCGGGATCGTACGCAGGCGGTCATCGCGGCGTACGAGTCGGGGTTCGTGGCGCCCGGGTGA